From the Lathyrus oleraceus cultivar Zhongwan6 chromosome 3, CAAS_Psat_ZW6_1.0, whole genome shotgun sequence genome, the window tcaaccaatcaaactcttttttcgccgtcgtgcgatcgatcagaaaaaccttttcacaaacgaaagacatcttgtcttaagatgatgtaaagcaatgcttcgtccataattgttgagttgagataagtgacattttttcgaatgttgatttgtaaatccattcgatgtgtggtatatgtttgctcctcatctgttttgggtaaaacaatgtttttcatcgattaatataatataaattcgctaaaattgaccaacaaacaaacattttctacccataactatgtaagccttgagttctctattgcacctgaagatacgtaggagcatgatttatcaatcttgtcaggcccattaataaaaaaaacttaggtttagtctcCTTCATTgtaaaaatccaaaaacattttgtctcttctcttctttctttcccacctaattGCTCGAGAAGTCTAACATTCCAAACTAAAACTAACacgcacaactaacctaatggttcccgttgagtacaacggacgtgaggggtgttaacaccttccccttccataatcgactcctgaaccctgaTATTAGTTGCAACGACCATAATCTTTGTCGTTCTTTCTTAGGTTTTAACGATATTTCCCCTTTtctttttaggaataaataaagttaggtggtgactctgttcagtccatcattgcgagcgtgcaATTGCGCTTTgctaggtcgtgttctcattttttcgaggtacgacacGCTTGTATTGAATATGTCACCTTCCTCTAGGAGGAGTCTTCGAATGGGGGAAATAGGGAAATGAATAATCCATATTTCGTAATGGTGCGGAAGGAGGTATTTGGCCATGTTATTCGtaataataatatattaattGTCCACTTACGAATCCTCTTAGTGATGGTTTCTATTTTTCAAGGGTCCTAGGATCCAGGCCCAACACCGCTAGAAATACCTCAACACTGAAGTTGAGATGTACAATCTTATTCTGACACAGAAAATCACATACACATAGTTTATCACCCCTTAAGTAAGTTATCTCTCATCCCACTACATACCTTAAAACCTATAACAACCCTTAACCATTAGGGGTTGTCACGTGTTTTACTTTTTAGCAATTACAATCTCCATTGTGTTCTTTTCATCTTTCCCTCATTTGTCACGCTGTAAGGCTTTTGCTATTATTTAGGTTCCTGATAGATTGTCTCATACTGTTATTGGTTCATTATAAAAGGTAATCACGTCCAGTGTCTCCACAAATGTTCTGCCTATGATGCATTTATAGACGCTTTTACAAGAAGTTATCATAAATTGCAGATCGACTGTCCTGGCGTCCCTTACTTATCCCAGTGTAGTGACCATTAGTTCGATGTATCCCCAGGGGTTAGTAAATGTGTTATTAAAGACTTGTAGATCGGATCCTTCATACGATGATATATTTTATCTTTTCATCCCGAGCTTCTCAAAAAGCTTTGTGTACATGATGTCACGTGATCTATCCCCATCTATGAGGATTCGAGACACATCAAAGTTGGCCATAGTCATGTTATTTATAAGGGAAATATTTCATTTGAGATTCCACCCACATTTTTTCTATCACGGAACCTAGGGATAGTTCTATATGGCTTCCTATAAGAAGTTTCCTCTCCTTCTCTACTGACTCCCATTAGATCAGTGATTAATATTTTAATGGGGCCCTTGGATGGGTACTTCGGATTTGGAAGGCCTCTAGTAATGTTTGCAATGTACTAATGCTTCAACTTTTGGTCGCCTTCTTCTTCACTGCTAGTATCCTTCTTTCCTATGGCCTTGGTTATTGCTTCTATTATTTTCTTAGAAGATTCTTTTTATAGACAAGGGGATCATTTCATACTTTCTTTTTTTCCTCATTGTCTTTTTTACCACCCTCTTGAGTGTACCAATCGACCATTCCTTTCTTGATCAACTATTTGAACGCATCCTTCAAATGTATGCATTCAATTGTGTTATGATTGTGGCTCTTAGGGAAACAATGGAGTCTTGTTTTGTGGGTCCTGGGAGACTCTTTTACCATATGCTAGTTTCTTATTTTGGCTTCCTTGAAGTAGATATTTGCATATTCTTTTAGAATTTTCTCCCTCGAAATGTATAAGGGAGTATATGAGAAGAAGTAGGATCAAGGCCCCCTTTCTCTGTCATCCCGACAACGATTGTTTTTTATGTCTAGTTTATGGTTTCTTGATCAGCGTACTTTCTCCACCTCTTCGTCCTGGAGTTCTTCTTCATAATTTATGTAAGTCTAGGTCATAGTTAAGAGGTCATTTAAGCTACATGCTCCTTCTAGCCATGCCTTAGCATGAAACATGAAGTCTTGTCTAAATCCCTTTTTGAAAATCCAACAGTTTTAATTTATCATTCGTTCCCCTAGCTCTCTTGCCACTTCAGTAAACCACTTAATATATTATGGCAGGTATCCCTGTTCTTTTGATGAATGCCACTGAGTATGGCTATCTTTGTGGGCTACTACTTTTGAGTAATGAATTGAGTTGTGAAAGAGTCTCACAGTTCCTTCTAGAAATTTATGATCTTATCCAGGAGGGACTTGAACCACTTTATTTCAGCTTCTTTGATTGTTAGCACAAATAGTCTGCATTTCACGCCCCTCGGGTGTGGTAGTAGTCAAGTATGGTGTCTATGTGCTCAATATGTCCATTTGGGTCTCTTGATTTGTCATAGTTGTCTAGCTTGGGAGGTTTCATAAGGGATTTCGTGATCCTGGGATGTGATTCGAGAACATATTCATGTTCTTTGGGGAAGCATCGCTTCGATGTCGTGCCTATTGTCTCTATGATAGTAGCATGACAATCAATAGCGGGAATTGTATATTTTCGGTGGAGTGTGATTGTCTCCTCTTCCCTCAGACTCGCATGGTGGGGTATGACGTTTTTGACATCGGTTGTAAAATGGGAATCCAAGGACTGCCTTGTTTGAAGAGATGACATCAACAAAGATTGATCCTAGCTCAACTCCATTCATTCGTGCAAAAGGTCCATTGGAGAAACATATTATAAATTTTATTCAATTCAGGGTACTCTTTTAGAAAAGAATGTGAGTTATGTTGTTGCACGAGGCTATAAATATTGTTAAGTAGATCGTTATCCCCTTGCATAAGTAGATTGGCATATAGTTGTTGGAGGCTTGAAGCATCTCTTTCCCGAGAATCACTAGTTGCGATGGACGTTGCGTCGAGTTTTGGCCTTGGAGTGATTGCTAAAAATACTATAAAATCATGAGGACTTGGAATGTGCCTTGGCTGATTGTCAGAGGGACCGTAGGAGGGAGTCGAGTATCCTTTATGAGATCAGGAACATTGACCGTTGAAGTGTGATAACTCAGAAATGTATCGTGTTTTTAACTTTACTTACATGCATTTTGTTCTCGAATTTTATAGATTTTTGTAGTGTTATTTATGCTTGCATTATCTTCATGTTCCATGTATTAAGTGGTTAGAAGCTTTTGTGCGGAGAAACGGTGGAAAACAACAAAAACGGGAGAAAATTACATGAATCATGTTGTCATGACGACCTCCTCAGAGCCATGACATTCATCACCCCTCCAGGGTGTCAACCCATCATGGAAAAGTCAacaaaaatgaagaaaatgaacTTGAGAAGCATGACGAACAGGTTGTCAGCCTCATGACGACCGTCATGGATCCCAGCATCGTGACAGACAGACCGTCACCAGCATGACGTCCATCATGATGGGTCAACCCATAATCTTTGTTTGCTTTAAGGAGTCAGATGCTACACTTTGCACCATTATCTCCACTACATGTTCACTTTTTTATCAGTTACCAGCACGAATTTAACACTATATATAGCCCCTTTTATGATAGTTTTTTACATCAAAGCTTATTGTAAGAATCAGATTTATTTTTAAGCATAAAAATCACTTATTATAAAAGCAATTATTGTCTCATATTAAACAATATTAAACCTTTTAGATATAAGTTTTGAGCTTGGAATGTATTTCTCTGCAATATTGTAGCTGCTACTTAATATTAATCATGCCGAAATTGTATTATTAACATTCGTTTCTTTGCATTATGTACTGGATAAAGTCTTCGTTTGGAGAAAATTCTTATTTTAATCACAGTTTATTCATCAGTTACTTCCATTTTCTATCTTATTTCGTTATCGTATACATATGCATTTGTTTAGTAATATTTTTGGAAGTAAGAACTTTAGAATTATATATTGTATGCTTTACATTTTTAACATGTTCTGCTAAATCTATCGAGTCCTGAATGTGAGGACCGTCGTATCGACAATGCTTCATTGAGTTTGTAACATTTATAAAAATAACAAGAATTATTTTTAAGTTTGAATTTACTAGTTTTAACGATAAAAATTTACTGTGAAAGTTGAAACAATGTGATACTTATTTCTCCTTAAAATAGAAGAAATTGTATATGTCTCTGAAAATTTTGGACATTGATTTTAAAATACAGCAAAAGCGTTTTTTCAATTAGTTTAGGAATTATAAATTTTCAAAAAGTTATTATGAACTTATAAACGGGTACGCAAAAACGGGCATCTGTAAGTTTAAAATACAGTTTTTGACACACGAAAGCTGACGGAACCTTTAGATTAAACTTTCTACATAAAAATAATTTTTCAAgtaaaaaataattaattttcAAAAAGAATTTCGAAGTTGTAATACGCACTCGTGAAAGTGGTCAGATAGATTATAGAGTTGAAATCCGGTGTCTTACACGCGGAAGCAGGAGGCCCCCTTAATTTAATTCTTTTGCGCAAGAAAACATTTTCCTGTTATAATTATAAAACACAATTTAATGGGTACAATATGGACGCATGAATCGCATTTGAGTCTCTCGTTCTTATTAATTACAAAAACaatttattttctcttttttgcaAACAAAAATACTTTTTCATTGTCTTAGATACACAAAACGATAATAGATAACGATAATTGACATTGATCTCCGTGGATTCGacatttttttatattttaatcGATATTTTTGTGCCCTTCCAGACCTATTAAAGTGGTTGCAACAACATTATTGCATTCAGAAATTGTTCGAGTAGATCTCGATGTTGGCATTCCCTCACGAGTCTGATCGATGATTTGTGTAAGGGAGATTAGATGATTGCGGAATATCAAAGAAGAAACGGTGGTTTTTCATAAAATTCCGCTGAAATCAAATGTTAGATTCACTCGGACAACACAATTGTTACGTTCATGAACCAAAGATAGTTGCTAATAGAGAGTGTGATAGAATTCAAGTGCGGTGGAGCATGTTTTCGATACGACAGGACAGGATTGAATTAACAAAATAAAGTAGGTGACCAAAAGTAGAATTGATCCATAAAAATAAAGCATGCCACCTTAGATCCTTTAAATGAACAAAAAGCAAAAGCCTTTTTCTTCAACAATCCATCTCTCTCTCTAACCCTTTTCTATTTGATAGAGAAATGACAAGTAAAAAAGAATAATATCTCTTTCAAGAATCAGCCTTACTCCTGCAGTTTTAGGATCTCAAGGATCTACAAGCTCAAGTTTATTACTATATTCTTTATTACAAACCTTATCCCTGTGATGTAACATAATCAAATAGAGCTGTCACGGGATTCATGGCTTATGTTTCAAATTTCAATTTTTAACCTGAAGAAGAACCAATAATTTCTACTTCACTATTTGCCAGAACACCTGCCACTCAGCAAAACTTGGCACGATAATACCATATAAGTATTAATTAATTTTCATGTATTATATAAATGTTAGTAGTATACATTTTAAACCGGAGTAAATTCTATAGAATGAAGTGCCAAGGAATAAAAATAGTATAAAAGTAAACATGTTTTCAACTCGTGAGTGATGTTTGGACCACAAACTTTCCTTATTATATGCGACAATACATGTGTTGTAAGAGAATCTTATATTAAATATAGTCAggtaaaaatattattttaaaataagATATTTTTCTCATAAGCAATGAATTATTTTTTAGTTTTCATCTAGTGAATAAGAAAAGTTTTGTGATAAAAAGGGAAGGGTGTTTGGAAAGTGCTATGTTTTTGCATATTGGTAAGTATCAACCCTTACAAAAAGGTGTACATTAATCATGATTTAATATGAACAAGCAGATTATTGCACAAATTCAACACTTGCATTAATCATTAATCATGATTTAATGGGAAGCATCAGATTATTGCAATAGGTAGACAATATAGAGAGGAATGAACTGTTCCTTTCTTTAGGTGGGTCCATGTTCCATACAAGTTGTACAGATATTGCAGCACCAATTGGCCCACAACTGTGGCTATGATTGAGTACTCAAACAAAACCTAGTCTGTGTTGCTTTATTATTCTACTGTCAGAACTTATTTGATTTTACACTTATTGCAATGTATATGTAGTAGTAGCATGTTACAGTCTATCTATCACTTTTGAAGTTCTCTTTTCTAGTCTACATTTTTAGGGCTTCCTTTTCTTACAGTGGCATCTTCAAACTTAACTTGAATTTCAACTACTCATTCTTTGTCTTGTTTTTTTCAGGGATGACACCAAATGTTTTATTCAATAACTCACAGAAACCAATCTTCACTCAGGATTGATTGCATGGTCTCTTATAACAAGTGTCATTGTTTTTATACTTGTTTCAGCAGTATAGATATTTAATAGGTTACAGACTCATTACTATAAAACAACTAAAGATTGCAACATTTTTCTAGTAGCATTTAATAAATTAGGTAGGACCATGTGTTGTTAATAATCAAATACAATAATAATAGAGTTACAATATTCAAAAAACAAAGCAGAAAGCCAGATCAGGGATTCAATTCAACCATTCACACCACCCTGCCTGTCAAATCAACCACTGCATCCTCCACAAGTTCTTCAAGCAACTTCCCTTCTACTACCTTTACCAAAATATCCACCTCAAATCCCATTAGCTCAACCCACCCTTTACCCACGACCTCTTTTCTCACTACAGTTTCCACCACCAGGCTGTTACTGTCCCCACAATCCCCCCAAACAGACCCTATGCCACTAGATGTCAACTCCTTCATTTGGGCTACAATAAGGTCTACCAAAAATGGAGATGCACCCTCTGATAATTGGAGCCTTCTGTGGTCCCCACTCCACAACTTGCCAATTAAGGAACTTTCTGATCCATACCCAGTAACTTCTGTTAGTGCAACATTGACACAATCGAAGACAAGCTTCTGATTAGATCTCCTCTGCCTTCGCTTTGCTTCATGAAGAGGCTGAACCTCCTCCTTGTCGTAGAGACTGGCATACTTGTCCCTCAATGATGGCTCCAATGGACTTTCAAGGGAATGCCATCTAGAGTAAAACGAGTCAGACTGCACTTGATCATCAAGTCCAGCAGCTGATAGTAATTTCTGAACAAGGACGAGCAGGTCTTGATCCTCTACCTTGGTGTCTAAGGAAACCGATGTAGATTTTATTGGGTACGGACTTGCCACCTCCGTACAAGGACCATCCCATGAGAGGGTTCGAGCTATTGATTCTATAGGTGGTGATTTGTCAATTAAATTAGACTTCAGAGACACCCGTGATCCTGCAGAATAGATGACATTCAAGTAAATAAACCAATAAAGACAAGAATTTTCAAATAATAACATGCTGGCTtatcaaaataaaataagaaCATGCTGAAATAGCAGGTTCGGGATCAATAGAAAGCAAAGCTTTAAGCATTACCCAGCAGACCACCCTTCATACAGTCCAAGGACTCGTGAGCTGCATTTTCATCTTCAAAGGGAGGCTCTAAAACTGAGATTGGACTTGGCTGGTCCTGGTTTTCACTTGAAATCCCTGTCACCGTGGACTTTGACGTGGTAGATTCAGGCTGTGAAAACAAACAAAACAGTCTCAGAAACTTCCCCAGTCCATTTATTTACCAACACCCAGTACATaaaaaatattttcacaaatatTAGCCCAGGATATATGGCATTAAATTCATCATTCCATAATCTTTGACAACAAGAAATCAAAAAGGCTATGCTTCAGAGTCTAGTCTAGGCAGACTGAGAAGACACATTTCTATTATTTATCATAAGTCCTGTAATGTTCTTTCATAACTAGGCATTGTTTTCATTTGTTACACTATTTCCAACACATACCAAAATCCTCAAACAATTTGTCAAGTTGTTTGCTTACATAGAACCCGCCACCATGTCATCCAATTTCTTTCACAGTATACAACACATGAAAGCATCTGTACAACAGTGCAAGTTTCTAGGGACTAAACTTAGTAGTTAGGTGGAGAAAGCAGAAACTTACTTCTGGATAGTGATGAAGAAGTACTTAAGCTTATACAGTTTAAGACCGTTTTTATCATGCTACATAGCAAGACATAGATACAGATGAAAAGAGACAGCTATACAACTCATTAATATACTACTGAGTTTAGAAGAGGCAACGAATATTCAATAATGTGTTTCCGTTCAATAATTCAATTAGTTCCCATTTTTCTCCCCCTTTTGCCCTTTTGTAGGGGTAGAGAGGAAGGGGATTGAGGAACTGAGGAAAAGTAGCATAGTTGGTGACATTAATGAGTTAACTTAGGTAGCCAATAGAGAAAACTTGCACAATGCACTATGAAAACATGGATAAAATATGCTGAACAATATTAGCTATTACCTCCATAGATATTACGCCTCGTCTGCTAAAGACAGGATTGGATAAAGCTTTGCTCGATGATTCACATAGAGCTGGAAGGGAACACTCTTCAAAGGACCCACCATTGAAGCTTTGAGACACATCATTCCTAAAGACTTCAGGTGAGTTTATCGTAGATACTGATGTTTCTGCAATAGTTGATTGAGACTCGTCTGTAGAATGGGATAGACAAGATTTTTCCCTGATTGATTTCTTATTCCTTGAGAATAAGAAACTCGCAACTTTCCCTTTAAATGTTGACTTCATACTCTTTGACTTCGTCAATTCCTTGGAGCCGTGTGCTTTACCAGCATCGTTATTACAAGCTTCAATGTACAGCCCATTTTCATAGACGTTGGAAGATACAGGAACAGATTTTGACCTGGGAAGGCTTTTAGTAGACCCATCCGCATATATTTCTTCATCATTGGAATTTTTACTGCAAGAAACAGATTCCCTCGGTTCTGGTTCTTCATTAATACCTTCAATCTCAGATATTAGAGATTTCTTTATATCTGAAAGAGCAAGCATCTCACCCAATGTAGAACTTCTCCGCATATGCCTCTGTTCTTGAAGATCCTTCTTAGATGCCATCATGGCCCATCTTTCAGAAAGTCGTTTCTTGGCCTCTCGGCCTACTGAAGATTCAGGAGAACACGAAGCACGACTGAAGGATGATGAAGAATAAGGACTGTCACAGCGATTGACGAAATCCCAAGAATGCCTGGGAGATGGTGACATAACTTCCAAATCACTAAAATTCCCTGCAGTACACTCATGATCTGATTTGTAGAATGAACTATCATCGCCAATATATCCTGTGGAAAATACTGGAGAATACACGGTTTCATCCCTTTGATAGCTTCCGAGATCTTCATGCATCTGCCGTGTAATTTCTTCTGCAACTTTTCTTGATTCAAGTAGATCATCATCTTCAGGGTCGTGATAGAAGTTTCCACTTTGCAGATTTTGAGGTGATGATGACATTGGAGAAACCAAGGCCTTAATATCATGTGCTCTTACAGAACTAGGCTTCAATACCACTATTCGAGTAGGTTGAACTGGAAATTCCTCAACTTTCTGACTGGCGGGAGAGTATCCAGGACTATTTCTCTCCCATGCAGCGTCATTATTTAATGGTTTCTTAATATGTTTGTCACTATTGTTTCCCTTTCTACTGAACTTTTCATTGTCAACCATCTTCGAAGGTTTCAGAACAGTAATACGCTTTGTCTCAGCCAGTGGAGTAGACTGTCGTTCATATAGATTTTGAGAATCCAATAACCTGATTAACAGATCGTTATTGGAGCTTAAAACTTCCAAGGCTTCGTCAAACTCCTTTGATTGGCGTAATCTCTCATCTGTAGAGAGTCGTTTTGCTTCCATGAATTTTTGACGAATGAAAGCCATTTTCTTCTCATTAACATCTTCAGCCCACTTCCCTCTCTCTGGTGTCTTGTCATTTACATTGCTTGTTCTCTGTGATTGCAGCCATATTTCATAAATATCTTTGTAAGCAACCTGTTCTCTGTTCGGATGAATTTCATGAAGCATTTCCTTGTCCATAAACCTATCATCCAACTGCCGGTGATTGAATGATGTCCCAGAATGACCACACATGTGCTGAGAACAATCTCCTCCAGGGCTTCTCTCCACAGGTAAATTCCGTTTTCCCTGTGGAAGGGCCTCGAGGCCCATTAACTTTGCAACAACATTTGGTGGATTATGCTTGGAAACAACTTCTTTGGACATTTCTTGGTCCATGAGCATCTTGATGGGTGTTccatttatttttttatttgaagACGCTCTCATTAAGTTAGAAACAATCTGCAAAGTCCATTAAAACGgaaaaaaaaaaatcaaaacaagTACAGCAAAGTACAAGTAAGTTAAAAATGAGAAGAACACTCCACATGCCAGTATCATCTCATCAATCTTTTCCTTTGAATTACACCAAAAGAACTCCACCGACAAAAAAAAATAGTAATCCTTTTTAAATTACCGGCCTATCTTCTATCTGATCAGCAAATGAAGGACTTGCAATCCTCGAAACATCCGATTGACTTCTTGAAAGAGATGCTGCTGCAAGTCAGTTATAATGCAGTGAGATCGAAACGGCAAATTATAAACGGTATAGAACAATTCCAACAGCAAAACCACAAGTACAACTATTACATACAAGttgcaaaaatatataaaagcaatTGACTGGGTTTTATGATACTAAAGTCAGCTAAACACAAAAACCAGACAGGTCATAAAGAGAGTTAGTTGTCTATCCAAAAAACTCATGAATGAAGacacaaaggaaaataaataaataaacaaaacTACAACTATAAGGCAAATATGAAAGTGCAACCAAAGAACAAAATATAGTTTCTTACGTTTCCTCTATTAATTAATCATCATCACATCACCTACAAGCTATAACCCACCAATTTCTACTGTCTACCAAACCCcctcaaaaaaaaaaaaaaaaaacaacttAAACACAACCCATCATTGAGAATTTCCATAAAGAATGAAATGATAAACCTGTAAAAGGTAAAGCAAGGAATTTGGTGGCTAAAAACGgaaaattacaaaaataataattaaattagagaggaaaagaaaagaaaagaaaaccATGATCACGGTGTGGCTTGTCGGTGAGAAGCTTGTTTCCATTGACAGTAGTAGCAGTAGTCAAATCAAAAAGGTTAACCATTCTTCCCAAGCATCCAGGAAAAGGCTTGTCATCATTGTGAACCGTTCTATTATTCATGACAGTATTCATTTCAACACCTACACAGAAACAAAAACAGAAGGTTAATTGATTATAGAGATCTAAAAcctagaaattaaaagaagaaaaataaacaaTCAAATCAACAGTAAAATAACAAGATCCAAACAGAGAATGAACAACAATGTAATAACATAGGGAAGAATTTAGGAAAACCTAGAAAAAATATGAAAGGGGAAAACGACATTGATCTGGAATGTCGGTGGAGGAGAAAAGGAGAAtctagagagagagagagagagagaaaggaGAGAAGAAaggttgagagagagagagagagagagagagagagagagaaggaaCCTTAGGAGGAGAAGAAGGAGAGGCGGTGGGTGGTGTGGCATTGAGGGGAAGGATGATTTGACGGAGTTGTTAGCTGTTTGCGTCGCGTCGGACTTGAAACCTCCTTTTAGTTGAGTGTTGTGCGATTCGTTTCACTCATTTATTACTTTTGGGTTACGATTAATCACACGGGTCACTTAACACTAACACACCTGCTTTGCTTATTTTAATTAATAGTACTACTATACTAGAATTTACTTTACTATTTTTGTTGATATTGAATAACTATCTAATATTTCTGTAATGAGATTTTCCttataaaaatataataatacTCCCATTTATTAAACACATATAATTGATTCATTTTTGAGACACTTATGACATTTTCAGAATATTTAATCATAAAATTGAGGCCTAACTCAAAAATCAATAAATTGAATGTGTATGAGATGTATCCGAAAAgtattttcaaattaaaaaatatttttaaaattatataaGATTCTTTTCCACCTTATAGGACGGTGAGATAAGAAATTCTCTAAAATACTTTctttaatatt encodes:
- the LOC127125933 gene encoding uncharacterized protein LOC127125933 isoform X1, which gives rise to MSFSPFIFFLGVEMNTVMNNRTVHNDDKPFPGCLGRMVNLFDLTTATTVNGNKLLTDKPHRDHAASLSRSQSDVSRIASPSFADQIEDRPIVSNLMRASSNKKINGTPIKMLMDQEMSKEVVSKHNPPNVVAKLMGLEALPQGKRNLPVERSPGGDCSQHMCGHSGTSFNHRQLDDRFMDKEMLHEIHPNREQVAYKDIYEIWLQSQRTSNVNDKTPERGKWAEDVNEKKMAFIRQKFMEAKRLSTDERLRQSKEFDEALEVLSSNNDLLIRLLDSQNLYERQSTPLAETKRITVLKPSKMVDNEKFSRKGNNSDKHIKKPLNNDAAWERNSPGYSPASQKVEEFPVQPTRIVVLKPSSVRAHDIKALVSPMSSSPQNLQSGNFYHDPEDDDLLESRKVAEEITRQMHEDLGSYQRDETVYSPVFSTGYIGDDSSFYKSDHECTAGNFSDLEVMSPSPRHSWDFVNRCDSPYSSSSFSRASCSPESSVGREAKKRLSERWAMMASKKDLQEQRHMRRSSTLGEMLALSDIKKSLISEIEGINEEPEPRESVSCSKNSNDEEIYADGSTKSLPRSKSVPVSSNVYENGLYIEACNNDAGKAHGSKELTKSKSMKSTFKGKVASFLFSRNKKSIREKSCLSHSTDESQSTIAETSVSTINSPEVFRNDVSQSFNGGSFEECSLPALCESSSKALSNPVFSRRGVISMEPESTTSKSTVTGISSENQDQPSPISVLEPPFEDENAAHESLDCMKGGLLGSRVSLKSNLIDKSPPIESIARTLSWDGPCTEVASPYPIKSTSVSLDTKVEDQDLLVLVQKLLSAAGLDDQVQSDSFYSRWHSLESPLEPSLRDKYASLYDKEEVQPLHEAKRRQRRSNQKLVFDCVNVALTEVTGYGSESSLIGKLWSGDHRRLQLSEGASPFLVDLIVAQMKELTSSGIGSVWGDCGDSNSLVVETVVRKEVVGKGWVELMGFEVDILVKVVEGKLLEELVEDAVVDLTGRVV
- the LOC127125933 gene encoding uncharacterized protein LOC127125933 isoform X3, producing the protein MNTVMNNRTVHNDDKPFPGCLGRMVNLFDLTTATTVNGNKLLTDKPHRDHAASLSRSQSDVSRIASPSFADQIEDRPIVSNLMRASSNKKINGTPIKMLMDQEMSKEVVSKHNPPNVVAKLMGLEALPQGKRNLPVERSPGGDCSQHMCGHSGTSFNHRQLDDRFMDKEMLHEIHPNREQVAYKDIYEIWLQSQRTSNVNDKTPERGKWAEDVNEKKMAFIRQKFMEAKRLSTDERLRQSKEFDEALEVLSSNNDLLIRLLDSQNLYERQSTPLAETKRITVLKPSKMVDNEKFSRKGNNSDKHIKKPLNNDAAWERNSPGYSPASQKVEEFPVQPTRIVVLKPSSVRAHDIKALVSPMSSSPQNLQSGNFYHDPEDDDLLESRKVAEEITRQMHEDLGSYQRDETVYSPVFSTGYIGDDSSFYKSDHECTAGNFSDLEVMSPSPRHSWDFVNRCDSPYSSSSFSRASCSPESSVGREAKKRLSERWAMMASKKDLQEQRHMRRSSTLGEMLALSDIKKSLISEIEGINEEPEPRESVSCSKNSNDEEIYADGSTKSLPRSKSVPVSSNVYENGLYIEACNNDAGKAHGSKELTKSKSMKSTFKGKVASFLFSRNKKSIREKSCLSHSTDESQSTIAETSVSTINSPEVFRNDVSQSFNGGSFEECSLPALCESSSKALSNPVFSRRGVISMEPESTTSKSTVTGISSENQDQPSPISVLEPPFEDENAAHESLDCMKGGLLGSRVSLKSNLIDKSPPIESIARTLSWDGPCTEVASPYPIKSTSVSLDTKVEDQDLLVLVQKLLSAAGLDDQVQSDSFYSRWHSLESPLEPSLRDKYASLYDKEEVQPLHEAKRRQRRSNQKLVFDCVNVALTEVTGYGSESSLIGKLWSGDHRRLQLSEGASPFLVDLIVAQMKELTSSGIGSVWGDCGDSNSLVVETVVRKEVVGKGWVELMGFEVDILVKVVEGKLLEELVEDAVVDLTGRVV
- the LOC127125933 gene encoding uncharacterized protein LOC127125933 isoform X4, translating into MNTVMNNRTVHNDDKPFPGCLGRMVNLFDLTTATTVNGNKLLTDKPHRDHASLSRSQSDVSRIASPSFADQIEDRPIVSNLMRASSNKKINGTPIKMLMDQEMSKEVVSKHNPPNVVAKLMGLEALPQGKRNLPVERSPGGDCSQHMCGHSGTSFNHRQLDDRFMDKEMLHEIHPNREQVAYKDIYEIWLQSQRTSNVNDKTPERGKWAEDVNEKKMAFIRQKFMEAKRLSTDERLRQSKEFDEALEVLSSNNDLLIRLLDSQNLYERQSTPLAETKRITVLKPSKMVDNEKFSRKGNNSDKHIKKPLNNDAAWERNSPGYSPASQKVEEFPVQPTRIVVLKPSSVRAHDIKALVSPMSSSPQNLQSGNFYHDPEDDDLLESRKVAEEITRQMHEDLGSYQRDETVYSPVFSTGYIGDDSSFYKSDHECTAGNFSDLEVMSPSPRHSWDFVNRCDSPYSSSSFSRASCSPESSVGREAKKRLSERWAMMASKKDLQEQRHMRRSSTLGEMLALSDIKKSLISEIEGINEEPEPRESVSCSKNSNDEEIYADGSTKSLPRSKSVPVSSNVYENGLYIEACNNDAGKAHGSKELTKSKSMKSTFKGKVASFLFSRNKKSIREKSCLSHSTDESQSTIAETSVSTINSPEVFRNDVSQSFNGGSFEECSLPALCESSSKALSNPVFSRRGVISMEPESTTSKSTVTGISSENQDQPSPISVLEPPFEDENAAHESLDCMKGGLLGSRVSLKSNLIDKSPPIESIARTLSWDGPCTEVASPYPIKSTSVSLDTKVEDQDLLVLVQKLLSAAGLDDQVQSDSFYSRWHSLESPLEPSLRDKYASLYDKEEVQPLHEAKRRQRRSNQKLVFDCVNVALTEVTGYGSESSLIGKLWSGDHRRLQLSEGASPFLVDLIVAQMKELTSSGIGSVWGDCGDSNSLVVETVVRKEVVGKGWVELMGFEVDILVKVVEGKLLEELVEDAVVDLTGRVV